TCTCCCCCGCGCCCAGATCGAAGGAGATGCCGTCGAGCGCCGGGGCCGCCCCCTTGAAGCCGACCTTCAGGCCGTCGACCCGCAGCAGCGGCGCGGTCATCGGCGCCTCGGGTCGAGCAGGTCGCGCAGCGCATCGCCCGCCAGGTTGAAGGCGAAGACCGCAAGCATCAGCGCCAGCCCCGGGAAGGTCGCGACCCACCATTGCCCGGTCATGATGAACTGGGCGCCCTCGGCCGCCAGAATGCCCCATTCGGGGGCCGGCGGCCGCACGCCCAGGCCGATAAAGGACAGGCCGGCGGCGTTCAGGATCGCCCAGCCCAGATTGAGCGAGACCTGGATCGCCAGCACCGGCAGCAGCGCCGGCAGCAGCACCTCGACCAGCAGCCGGGCCTCGCCATGGCCGCCCAGCCGCGCCGCCTGCACCCAGGCGGCATCTTTCAGCCCGGCGATGCCGGCGCGGGCGAAGCGGATATAGAAGGGCAGGTTGATGATCGCGGTCGCCCAGACGATGTTGGCGACCGTATTGCCCAGCGCCGCGACCAGCGCCATGGCGACCACAAACAGCGGGAAGGCCATGGCGACATCGACCAGCCGCCCGATCCAGCGATCGAGCCGGCCGCCGCGCAGCCCCGAGACGGCGCCGGTCAGCGTGCCGGCGATGCACGACATCGCCACCGCCGAAAAGGCGATCGCGAGATCAAGCCGGGTGGCGGCGATCACCCGGCTGAAGATGTCGCGGCCCAGCTGGTCGGTGCCGAACCAATGATCGGCCGAAGGCGGCTCCAGCCCGCGGGTGACGTCGGTGGCGAGTGGGTCATAGGGCACCAGCGCCGGGCCGGCGACGGCGGCGGCCAGCAGCAGCACCACCACCCCCAGCGCCAGAAAGCCCGGCGGGTTGGCGCGCATCAGCCGGACGAGCCGGGTGAGGCCGCCCGCAACACCGCCCGTCCCGCCGGCCGGCGGCGGGCCGCCCAGATGGCGTTCCGCGGTCATCCGATCCGCCCCACCCGGGGATCGATCAGCCCGTAGAGCAGATCGATCGCCAGGTTGACCAGGGTGAAGGCGATGGCCACCAGCAGCACGAAGCCCTGCACCGGCGCGTAATCGGCGTTCATCAGCGCATCCAGCGCATAGGAACCGATGCCCGGCCAGGCGAAGACCTTTTCCACCAGCACATTGGCGCCCAGCATGTACGAGAACACCATGCCGAGCGTGGTGACCACCGGCACCGCGGCATTGCGCAGCGCGCGGGTCAGCACCATGCGCCGCGGCAGGCCGGCGGCGCGGGCGGCGGTGACGAAATCGGCCGAAAGCACCTGGATCATGGCACCGCGGGTGATCCGGGCCAGCGGTGCCACCGCAAAGGCGGTCATCGTCAGGCAGGGCAGCACCATGCGCCCCAGCACCGACCCCAGAACCTCGGTATCGCCGGCCAGCAGCGCATCGATGACCAGCGATCCGGTCACCACCGGCGGTGGGATCAGCATCACATCCATCCGCCCCACCGGCTCCGGTGCCCAGCCGAGTTCGGAATAGAACACATGGATCAGCAGCAGCCCGACCACGAAGGTGGGCAGAGAGGTGCCGGCGGCGGCGATCGCCCGGCAGAGATGGTCGATCGCCGATCCCGGCCGGGTGGCGGCAACCACGCCCAGGGGCAGCGCCACCAGGATCGCCAGCAGGAAGGCGGTCACCGTCAGCTCCAGAGAGGCCGGCAGCCGGGCGGCCAGGTCGTCGACCACCGCCTCGCCCGTGGTATAGGACCGGCCCAGATCGCCCCGCAGCACATCGCCCGCATAGATCGCCAGCTGTTCGGGAATGCTGCGATCCAGCCCCATCGACACCCGGATCGCCTCGATCTCCGCCTGCCCCATGCCGGGGCCCGAGGCGAGGAAGGCGGCCGGATCGGCCGGCAACAGGCGCATCACCACGAAGGTGAACACCACCGCCCCCGCCAGAACCGGCAGGGTGGCGAGACAGCGCCGGCCGATGAAGCCGAGGATGGCGGGCAAGGCGGGGTCTCCGTTGGCTGGGCGGTCGACACGCGGAAGCAAAGGTGGATCCCCGCCTACGCGGGGATGACGGGATTTTCTTTCTGAGCGGAATTTTCTTTCTGACCGGACGGGCGCCGTCAATACCCCGCCACCGTCTCCATGCTCTGCGCCCTCATGTCCGCATTTATACCGTCATCCCCGCGAAGGCGGGGATCCACCTTCTTCTGCCCGCTCCCCGCCCCGGTTCTGCAGCCTGCCTTACGCCTTGCGGTCCAGCGGCCGGAAATCGACCTGGCCGTGGATGTAATAGGTGAAGTCGGTCACCCCCGGCTTCAGCGCCGCGTCGAAAGCGGGCAGCCAGAGCGGCATGATCGGCAGTTCGCGGAACACGATGCGGATCGCCTGGCGCATCAGATCGTCATAGGCGTCCTTGTCGGTTTCCCAGCGGGCCTTTTCGACCAGCGCCCCCAGTTCCTCGTTCTTGAAGGCGCCGAAATTCCAGCGCCAGTCGCCCTGGAAGAAGATCCGGAAGAAATAATCCGGGTCGTTGAACCAGGCCGACGAACCCTCGACGTAGAACGGCACCTTCTTTTCGGTCAGAAGCGTGCCCCACTGCGCCGCCGGCACCTTTTCGATCACCACCTTGATGCCGATCCGGCCCAGCTGTTCCTGCACCAGCAGCGCGATCGGATCGGCGGTGATCGCATCGGCGACATTGTACGAGAAGCTGGTCTCGAAACCGCCCTCATGCCCCGCCTCGGCCAGCAGGGCGCGGGCGCGGTCCAGATCGGTGGCGTAAGGATAGGGCTGCGGGAAGGACGAGGTTTCGGGCTGGTCGGTGGCTGCGCCGTAAAGCGGCGTGCCGCGGCCGAAGATCGCGCCCTGGAACATGGCCTCATAGGGCAGCGCGAAGGCGATCGCCTGGCGCACCCGGACATCGTCGAAGGGGGCGGTCTGGGTGTTGAAGGCGACGAAGCGGAAGCTGTTGGTCACCGGCAGCGAAATCAGGTCGACCTTGGGGTCGGCATCGATCGCCGCCACATCCTTGGGCGGCAGCTGCAGCGCCACATCGGCATCGCCCTTGGTGACAGCCGCGACGCGGGCCGGTGCGGCCGGCACCACCTGCACCACGGCGCGGCGGATGCGGGGCAGATCGCCGCTCTTCCAGTCGTCGAAGCGGTCATAGATCACCTGCTGGCCGGCGGTCCAGTTGGCGACCTTGTAGGCGCCGCCGCCGGCGGCATTGTTGCGCAGCCATTCCTTGCCCCAGGGATCTTCGGCGGTGGCATTGGCCTTCACCGCCTCGGCATTGATCACCGAGGCGAAGGTCAGCGCCAGATTGGGCATGGTGTAGCGGTCGGCCTTTTCGAACCGCATCCGGAAG
The window above is part of the Tistrella mobilis genome. Proteins encoded here:
- a CDS encoding ABC transporter permease, with product MTAERHLGGPPPAGGTGGVAGGLTRLVRLMRANPPGFLALGVVVLLLAAAVAGPALVPYDPLATDVTRGLEPPSADHWFGTDQLGRDIFSRVIAATRLDLAIAFSAVAMSCIAGTLTGAVSGLRGGRLDRWIGRLVDVAMAFPLFVVAMALVAALGNTVANIVWATAIINLPFYIRFARAGIAGLKDAAWVQAARLGGHGEARLLVEVLLPALLPVLAIQVSLNLGWAILNAAGLSFIGLGVRPPAPEWGILAAEGAQFIMTGQWWVATFPGLALMLAVFAFNLAGDALRDLLDPRRR
- a CDS encoding ABC transporter permease, which encodes MPAILGFIGRRCLATLPVLAGAVVFTFVVMRLLPADPAAFLASGPGMGQAEIEAIRVSMGLDRSIPEQLAIYAGDVLRGDLGRSYTTGEAVVDDLAARLPASLELTVTAFLLAILVALPLGVVAATRPGSAIDHLCRAIAAAGTSLPTFVVGLLLIHVFYSELGWAPEPVGRMDVMLIPPPVVTGSLVIDALLAGDTEVLGSVLGRMVLPCLTMTAFAVAPLARITRGAMIQVLSADFVTAARAAGLPRRMVLTRALRNAAVPVVTTLGMVFSYMLGANVLVEKVFAWPGIGSYALDALMNADYAPVQGFVLLVAIAFTLVNLAIDLLYGLIDPRVGRIG
- a CDS encoding ABC transporter substrate-binding protein, with translation MDRRDFLKTGGLAGLFLSVGGVSLPIGRAFARDGDDITLRVLAEDGPNSRDPHGDGVNRAALGTFTNIYDRLVNFDRIEVAPGLYRYDYLKFKGELAESWEVLEDGRVLVFHLRPDATFHDGKPVTAEDVRWSLERGINLPASKRQLSTGSITSADQFEVVDAHTFRMRFEKADRYTMPNLALTFASVINAEAVKANATAEDPWGKEWLRNNAAGGGAYKVANWTAGQQVIYDRFDDWKSGDLPRIRRAVVQVVPAAPARVAAVTKGDADVALQLPPKDVAAIDADPKVDLISLPVTNSFRFVAFNTQTAPFDDVRVRQAIAFALPYEAMFQGAIFGRGTPLYGAATDQPETSSFPQPYPYATDLDRARALLAEAGHEGGFETSFSYNVADAITADPIALLVQEQLGRIGIKVVIEKVPAAQWGTLLTEKKVPFYVEGSSAWFNDPDYFFRIFFQGDWRWNFGAFKNEELGALVEKARWETDKDAYDDLMRQAIRIVFRELPIMPLWLPAFDAALKPGVTDFTYYIHGQVDFRPLDRKA